Proteins from a genomic interval of Lolium perenne isolate Kyuss_39 chromosome 1, Kyuss_2.0, whole genome shotgun sequence:
- the LOC127296403 gene encoding arabinogalactan protein 16, whose protein sequence is MARTIFGFVAAAALVVALVMPAVAAQAPAPAPATSDASSIDQGVAYLLMIVALVLTYLIHPLDASSPYKLF, encoded by the exons ATGGCGAGGACCATCTTTGGTTTTGTTGCTGCCGCGGCTCTCGTCGTCGCCCTCGTCATGCCGGCCGTCGCCGCGCAGGCTCCCGCACCGGCGCCCGCCACCAGCGACG CATCGTCGATCGACCAGGGCGTCGCCTACCTCCTGATGATCGTGGCGCTGGTGCTCACCTACCTCATCCACCCGTTGGACGCCTCCTCCCCTTACAAGCTCTTCTGA